In one Thermosipho ferrireducens genomic region, the following are encoded:
- a CDS encoding diguanylate cyclase domain-containing protein, producing MYKKSHVITLKISYNFFVPIKGDVMKMNVEIIKLIADSLDYIEENLLEDIHLSDIAENYNISVSLYCKLFKNLLGFTVKEYIIKRRMALSARDLIFTKESILFIALKYGYSGYEQFSRAFKKVFKVSPGRYRREGVYVNIFPKIVLKVSDLDGGDYMTEMGNQNVIKKLKKLVEGYILVIDIDRFAEVNKNFGRKAGDFVLVEIAKRIKKTLDSFLNDVDVIRMGADEFVVILKGKDEEFVKKLSQKILEETNASIEFEEKLINVSVSIGISKFSANREEEEEIIEKARNAMLAAKKEGRSKFKIK from the coding sequence TTGTATAAAAAAAGTCATGTTATTACTTTAAAAATTAGTTATAATTTTTTCGTACCAATAAAAGGAGATGTGATGAAAATGAATGTAGAAATTATTAAGCTCATAGCTGATTCTTTGGATTATATAGAAGAGAATCTTTTGGAAGATATACATCTTTCGGATATTGCTGAAAACTATAATATTTCTGTCTCTCTTTATTGTAAATTATTTAAAAATTTACTTGGATTTACTGTGAAGGAATACATAATAAAAAGGCGCATGGCACTTTCGGCAAGAGATTTGATTTTCACAAAAGAAAGTATATTATTTATAGCATTAAAGTACGGATATTCAGGGTATGAGCAGTTTTCAAGAGCTTTTAAAAAAGTTTTTAAAGTTTCTCCCGGGAGATACAGGAGGGAAGGGGTGTACGTGAATATTTTTCCTAAAATTGTTTTGAAGGTAAGTGATTTAGATGGAGGTGATTATATGACTGAAATGGGTAATCAAAATGTGATTAAGAAATTGAAAAAGTTAGTTGAAGGGTATATCCTGGTGATAGATATTGATCGATTTGCAGAGGTGAATAAAAATTTTGGAAGAAAAGCCGGAGACTTTGTTTTGGTCGAAATAGCGAAAAGAATCAAGAAAACACTAGATAGTTTCTTGAACGATGTTGATGTAATACGTATGGGTGCAGATGAATTTGTTGTAATTTTAAAGGGAAAAGACGAAGAATTTGTAAAAAAGTTATCTCAAAAAATACTCGAAGAAACAAATGCATCGATTGAATTTGAGGAAAAATTGATAAACGTATCGGTATCTATAGGGATTTCTAAATTTTCAGCAAACCGTGAAGAGGAAGAGGAAATCATTGAAAAAGCAAGAAATGCGATGCTTGCTGCAAAAAAAGAAGGAAGAAGCAAATTTAAAATTAAGTAA
- a CDS encoding flavodoxin family protein, with product MKILLTYSSRTGNTEKVAKAIYEVMPEGTTFKKMKTVDELLEQHDFIILGCWIDRGTANKEALEFIKKVKNKKVAFFFTLGAYPDSKHAKDSADRIRNLLKENNNEVLGEFYCQGKIDPKLTEKFKSLPLDHPHTMTPERLKRHEEAAKHPDEKDLSRAKETFINIVKKMQEIK from the coding sequence GTGAAAATATTGCTGACCTATTCCAGTAGAACTGGAAATACGGAGAAAGTTGCTAAAGCTATTTATGAAGTTATGCCCGAAGGGACGACCTTCAAAAAAATGAAGACTGTTGATGAGCTTTTAGAACAACATGATTTTATAATCTTAGGATGTTGGATAGATAGAGGTACAGCAAATAAAGAAGCATTGGAGTTTATAAAGAAAGTTAAAAACAAAAAAGTGGCGTTTTTTTTCACATTAGGTGCATATCCTGATTCAAAACATGCAAAAGATTCCGCTGATAGGATTAGAAACTTGTTAAAAGAAAACAATAACGAAGTTTTGGGAGAATTTTATTGTCAGGGTAAAATAGATCCTAAATTAACTGAAAAGTTTAAATCGTTACCACTTGACCATCCGCATACTATGACCCCGGAAAGATTAAAAAGGCATGAAGAAGCTGCCAAGCACCCTGACGAGAAAGATTTAAGTAGAGCAAAGGAGACCTTTATCAATATTGTAAAAAAAATGCAGGAAATTAAGTAA
- a CDS encoding DUF5700 domain-containing putative Zn-dependent protease — MDFKIRYSTVKPMLELCQKLKDGKLEREELNGLLSHEDYEIEFERYEGRVSKNEFIEYFLNLMDLTEKDICNEDLKIHHKYYKDLLDNLEFYVEKNNELSRLTPELFKEQIEIALRGLPDDINLPDLNFIFTIGIGQSFGYVHKNNMHFDFLQLVKNMSIDDFCASIAHEVHHVGMNLIYENIDINTISLEELFYLYFSGEGLAVKYCNNAEGVLSKSIYDGPKNVGLDSFTWEYLNNDFDNTMRQFKKTIEDIRNNVIKSREELEKHIAEYWMNPYMDGQSKDEIPRLKHFRLYSFGNDIWGIIHDCFGKETVYDTVKNPGKFKDVYNSALEKLGREEYKI, encoded by the coding sequence ATGGATTTTAAAATTCGCTATTCAACTGTTAAACCAATGCTTGAATTATGTCAAAAATTAAAAGATGGAAAACTTGAACGTGAAGAACTTAATGGGTTGTTGAGTCATGAAGATTATGAAATTGAGTTTGAAAGATACGAAGGAAGAGTTTCTAAAAATGAGTTTATAGAATATTTTTTAAACTTAATGGATTTAACAGAGAAAGATATTTGTAACGAAGATTTGAAAATCCATCATAAATACTATAAAGATTTGCTGGATAATCTGGAATTTTATGTGGAAAAAAATAACGAACTTTCCAGATTAACACCAGAATTATTTAAAGAACAAATAGAAATAGCTCTGAGAGGATTACCAGATGATATTAATTTACCTGATTTAAATTTCATTTTTACTATAGGAATAGGTCAAAGCTTTGGTTATGTTCATAAAAATAACATGCACTTTGATTTTCTTCAACTGGTAAAAAATATGTCGATAGATGATTTTTGCGCGTCAATTGCTCATGAAGTTCATCATGTTGGAATGAATTTGATATACGAAAATATCGATATTAACACCATTTCACTTGAAGAACTATTTTACCTGTATTTTTCAGGTGAAGGTTTAGCAGTTAAATATTGCAATAATGCGGAAGGGGTCTTATCAAAAAGTATTTACGATGGACCTAAAAACGTAGGACTTGATAGTTTTACCTGGGAATATTTAAACAACGATTTTGATAATACCATGAGACAATTTAAAAAAACTATCGAAGATATAAGGAACAATGTCATAAAATCAAGGGAAGAATTGGAAAAACACATAGCAGAGTACTGGATGAATCCTTATATGGACGGTCAAAGTAAAGATGAAATTCCCAGGCTAAAGCATTTCAGGTTGTACAGCTTTGGCAATGATATCTGGGGAATTATACACGATTGTTTTGGAAAAGAGACAGTCTATGATACTGTAAAAAATCCAGGTAAATTCAAAGACGTATACAACAGTGCTCTGGAAAAACTTGGACGTGAAGAATACAAAATTTAA
- a CDS encoding IS256 family transposase codes for MGIDKEMYEKAKEYAINKMIEKYCKNSDEQTKIALKEFCEAFLESFMLGERDIFLQNHVQDKGNGFYTRTVNSAGISYSLNIPRTRSGQFRSSILPERWKRNTTEYTQFVMALVLNGYSPTQIMDVLETLKLPYTKEELTKIREQLMERLKDFKTRQLPTSAFALVVDAYRCQVKKDGRVRDASVYIVLGIDMEGKKDIYGFYVHFGPENKFDWMRVFDDLVSRGLKRVMVLVSDNFPGMNDAVKLAYPEADHQLCWVHLKRNVNKHMNKEDAKQFKKELKQIKVQPDYDTGLEQLKKLCESYKEKYPIFMKKLLNDAEKYVVFLKYPDEVRSYIYTTNAAESFNSMLEKERHRKGEYFQSVEVLELNVFLIRERLKEKNWKNSIPKIKGVEYELLQLFNLRYANQTQFF; via the coding sequence ATGGGAATTGATAAAGAGATGTACGAGAAAGCCAAGGAGTATGCAATAAACAAAATGATAGAAAAGTACTGTAAAAATAGTGACGAACAGACAAAAATAGCGCTCAAAGAGTTCTGTGAAGCGTTTCTTGAATCATTCATGCTGGGTGAAAGGGATATCTTTCTTCAGAATCATGTGCAAGACAAAGGCAACGGATTTTACACACGGACAGTTAATTCTGCGGGGATATCGTACAGTCTCAACATTCCACGAACAAGAAGCGGGCAATTCAGGTCTTCTATTCTTCCAGAACGCTGGAAACGGAACACAACTGAATACACACAATTTGTCATGGCATTAGTTTTGAATGGTTATTCTCCCACACAAATCATGGATGTACTTGAAACACTAAAACTTCCGTACACAAAGGAAGAACTGACAAAGATTCGGGAACAACTTATGGAGAGGTTAAAGGATTTCAAGACGAGACAACTTCCAACATCAGCATTTGCATTGGTGGTGGATGCATACAGATGTCAGGTAAAGAAAGATGGAAGGGTAAGAGATGCGAGTGTATATATTGTACTTGGAATAGACATGGAAGGAAAAAAAGATATATACGGATTTTACGTTCACTTTGGTCCTGAAAATAAATTCGACTGGATGCGTGTGTTTGATGATTTGGTGAGCAGGGGATTGAAAAGGGTAATGGTGTTGGTGAGTGACAACTTTCCAGGTATGAATGACGCGGTGAAACTTGCATATCCAGAAGCTGATCATCAGCTGTGCTGGGTACATCTGAAAAGAAACGTGAACAAGCATATGAACAAAGAAGATGCCAAACAGTTTAAAAAAGAACTGAAACAAATAAAGGTTCAACCCGATTACGACACAGGGCTTGAACAGCTTAAAAAGCTGTGTGAAAGCTACAAAGAAAAATACCCGATCTTCATGAAAAAACTGTTGAATGATGCAGAAAAGTATGTGGTGTTTTTGAAATATCCCGATGAGGTGAGAAGTTACATATACACAACAAACGCAGCGGAAAGTTTCAACAGTATGTTGGAAAAAGAAAGACACAGGAAAGGAGAATACTTCCAATCGGTGGAGGTGTTAGAATTGAATGTGTTTTTAATACGGGAGAGATTAAAAGAAAAAAATTGGAAAAATTCTATACCCAAAATCAAAGGTGTGGAGTACGAGCTTTTGCAACTTTTCAATCTCAGGTACGCTAACCAGACACAATTTTTTTGA